The proteins below come from a single Deinococcus radiodurans R1 = ATCC 13939 = DSM 20539 genomic window:
- a CDS encoding adenine deaminase, with protein sequence MNSQDRDETNGDRQRLVRVALGQEDGDLLVRGAQVVQPVTREVYAADVLVAGGRVAAVGPDLPARARRTVQARGAYLAPGFIDGHIHIESSLLTPASFAAAVLPHGTTAVVAEPHEIVNVLGPAGLNWMLGAGRTSGLRVYASAPSCVPASEFEQGGARVDAAQVAEMLARPGVLGLAEMMNYPGVLGGDAGVWDILNAGRRSGKRLDGHAAGLGGRELLAYAAAGLHSDHEATTPEEARERLRAGLWLMVREGSAARNLAALLPVLRDLPRRALLVSDDVSVDELLELGHLDRLLRTCVAGGLHPADAVALVTSQPAEYWGLHDLGVIAPGYHADFVLLRDLQHFGVLETFVGGEEARPGGETPPLPGGGVDLGPGWDGATFDPPAHWPTLQMFPDQIVTGRAAPGSGDARLVVADRYGRGEWSSCWTLGSGLRGGTLGISILHDAHQVALLGGSDADLRAAGRALERLGGGIVLVVDGEVREQLPLPYAGLMTDHAPAEAAAALGRVTAAARLLGCMPAGRL encoded by the coding sequence ATGAACAGTCAGGACAGAGACGAGACGAACGGGGACCGGCAGCGGCTGGTGCGGGTGGCGCTCGGGCAAGAGGACGGCGACCTGCTGGTGCGCGGCGCCCAGGTCGTGCAGCCGGTCACCCGCGAGGTCTACGCCGCCGACGTGCTGGTGGCCGGGGGCCGGGTGGCGGCGGTGGGGCCCGACCTGCCCGCGCGGGCGCGGCGCACGGTGCAGGCGCGGGGGGCGTACCTCGCGCCCGGTTTTATCGACGGGCACATTCATATCGAATCGAGCCTGCTCACCCCGGCGAGTTTCGCGGCGGCGGTCTTGCCCCACGGCACGACGGCGGTGGTGGCCGAGCCACACGAAATCGTCAACGTGCTCGGCCCGGCGGGTCTGAACTGGATGCTGGGCGCCGGGCGCACCTCGGGCCTGCGGGTCTACGCCTCGGCCCCGTCGTGCGTGCCGGCGAGCGAGTTCGAGCAGGGCGGGGCGCGGGTGGACGCGGCGCAGGTGGCCGAGATGCTGGCGCGGCCGGGCGTGCTCGGCCTGGCCGAGATGATGAATTACCCCGGCGTCCTCGGCGGCGACGCGGGCGTATGGGACATCCTGAACGCTGGGCGCCGCAGCGGCAAACGGCTCGACGGCCACGCGGCGGGCCTGGGCGGGCGCGAACTGCTCGCCTACGCGGCGGCGGGGCTGCACTCCGACCACGAGGCGACCACCCCGGAGGAAGCCCGCGAGCGGCTGCGGGCCGGCCTGTGGCTGATGGTGCGTGAGGGCTCGGCGGCCCGCAACCTCGCGGCGCTGCTGCCGGTGCTGCGTGACCTGCCACGCCGCGCCCTGCTCGTGAGCGACGACGTGAGCGTGGACGAACTGCTCGAACTCGGGCACCTTGACCGGCTGCTGCGAACCTGCGTGGCGGGCGGCCTGCACCCCGCCGACGCGGTGGCACTGGTCACGAGCCAGCCCGCCGAATACTGGGGCCTGCACGACCTCGGGGTGATCGCCCCTGGGTATCACGCCGACTTCGTGCTGCTGCGCGACTTGCAACACTTCGGGGTGCTGGAAACCTTCGTGGGCGGCGAGGAAGCGCGGCCCGGCGGCGAGACGCCCCCCCTGCCCGGTGGCGGCGTCGACCTCGGGCCCGGCTGGGACGGGGCCACCTTCGATCCGCCCGCGCACTGGCCCACGCTCCAGATGTTTCCCGACCAGATCGTCACCGGGCGTGCGGCGCCGGGCAGCGGAGACGCCCGGCTGGTCGTCGCCGACCGCTACGGGCGCGGCGAGTGGTCGAGCTGCTGGACGTTGGGCAGCGGCCTGCGCGGCGGCACCCTGGGCATCAGCATTCTGCACGACGCGCATCAGGTGGCCCTGCTCGGCGGCAGCGACGCGGACCTGCGCGCGGCGGGTCGGGCGCTCGAACGGCTCGGCGGCGGCATCGTCCTGGTCGTGGACGGCGAGGTCCGCGAGCAGTTGCCCCTGCCCTACGCGGGTCTGATGACCGACCACGCTCCGGCCGAGGCCGCCGCTGCCCTGGGCCGGGTGACGGCGGCGGCGCGCTTGCTGGGTTGCATGCCTGCAGGTCGACTCTAG
- a CDS encoding MFS transporter — translation MTVDRVLDDLGLGRFQWKLLAICGLTWAADAMEVLLMGFALPGISAAFELPKGSPAATMLLTATFAGMLFGAWFWGYLADRVGRRSVFLTTVALGVVFGLAGALAPTLTWLLVARFLTGFAIGGTLPVDYSMMAEFVPTAWRGRFLVYLESFWAVGTVVVAALAWWVSTAFAPAEGWRWLLGLAALPGLVGLIARIGIPDSPRSLLARGEEAQARAALQKVAQANGGTLPAAPLAHPEQPPRVSPAQLFRGVLARRTPLLMVTWFGLSLGYYGIFSWLPSFLRAQGLDLGAVYRSTLLLALAQVPGYLLAAYLVEKIGRRVTLVGFLTLGAVGAYLFLLAHDANTVLLTSALLSFALLGAWGSLYAYTPELFPTPLRTTGMGLVSGVARLASVVSPSIGAMLLTGNLTLALTVFAVCFALAALAAWGIGVETRGQALAETAE, via the coding sequence ATGACGGTGGACCGCGTGCTGGACGACCTGGGCCTGGGCCGCTTCCAGTGGAAGCTGCTCGCCATCTGTGGGCTGACCTGGGCCGCCGACGCGATGGAGGTGCTCCTGATGGGCTTCGCGCTGCCCGGCATCAGTGCGGCGTTCGAGTTGCCCAAAGGCTCGCCCGCCGCGACGATGCTGCTCACCGCGACTTTTGCGGGGATGCTGTTCGGGGCGTGGTTCTGGGGGTATCTGGCCGACCGGGTGGGCCGGCGCAGCGTGTTTCTGACGACGGTGGCGCTCGGCGTGGTCTTCGGGCTGGCGGGGGCCCTAGCGCCGACGCTGACGTGGCTACTCGTCGCCCGCTTTCTAACGGGCTTCGCCATCGGTGGGACGCTACCGGTGGACTACTCGATGATGGCCGAGTTCGTGCCGACAGCGTGGCGCGGGCGGTTTCTGGTGTATCTGGAAAGTTTCTGGGCGGTGGGCACGGTGGTCGTCGCCGCGCTCGCGTGGTGGGTCAGTACCGCTTTTGCCCCCGCCGAGGGCTGGCGCTGGCTGCTGGGGCTGGCCGCGCTGCCGGGGCTGGTCGGCCTGATTGCCCGCATCGGCATTCCCGATTCGCCGCGCTCGTTGCTGGCGCGGGGCGAAGAAGCGCAGGCCCGCGCCGCGCTGCAAAAAGTCGCGCAGGCCAACGGGGGCACGCTGCCCGCCGCGCCGCTCGCGCACCCGGAGCAGCCGCCGCGCGTGTCGCCCGCCCAGCTTTTCCGGGGCGTCCTCGCCCGGCGCACGCCGCTGCTGATGGTGACGTGGTTTGGGCTGAGCCTGGGCTACTACGGCATTTTCTCGTGGCTGCCGAGCTTTCTGCGGGCGCAGGGGCTGGACCTCGGCGCGGTGTACCGCAGCACGCTGCTGCTCGCGCTCGCGCAGGTGCCGGGGTATCTGCTCGCCGCTTACCTGGTGGAAAAGATTGGGCGGCGGGTCACGTTGGTCGGCTTTCTGACGCTCGGCGCGGTGGGGGCGTACCTGTTCCTGCTCGCCCACGACGCGAACACGGTGCTGCTGACCTCGGCCCTGCTCTCTTTCGCGCTGCTTGGCGCCTGGGGGTCGCTGTACGCCTACACGCCCGAGCTGTTTCCCACCCCGCTGCGGACCACCGGCATGGGACTGGTCAGCGGGGTGGCCCGGCTCGCCAGCGTGGTGTCGCCGAGCATCGGGGCCATGCTGCTCACCGGCAACCTGACGCTCGCGCTGACCGTGTTCGCCGTGTGCTTCGCGCTCGCAGCGCTGGCGGCGTGGGGCATCGGGGTGGAAACGCGGGGGCAGGCGCTGGCGGAAACGGCAGAGTAA
- the pncB gene encoding nicotinate phosphoribosyltransferase has protein sequence MTDLSPLLTDLYQLTMMQGYFLSDLHRQQATFDLYFRRLPFEGGYAVWAGLEPMLDWLQGLHFAEADLDYLASLGQFRPEFLAALREWRFSCEVTAFPEGSVVFPHEPLLTVRGPLWEAQLVETALLNTLNFQTLVATKAARCVLAAQAGGGTVLEFGARRAQGPNGAVSAARAAFVGGAVGTSNLEAGRQFGIPVSGTHAHAWVESFPTELDAFRAYAEFYPDSTTLLLDTVDTLGSGLPNALTVAAELRAKGHELGGVRVDSGDLAYLSRVIRERLDAAGFPDVKIVVSNDLSESVISGVIAEGGRVDVYGVGTQLATAGGPGGGALGGVYKLAELNGRPRMKLTGDPAKSSLPGTKAVWRGLDHDHFAWDVLTLGDAPHEGLRVSDPTNPLRSARLTSRLHWRPARDLVMSGGQRTRPAEALPALQARAREELARLAPETRRLLNPHVYRVSLAPEVSELRDRLAQELRGH, from the coding sequence ATGACTGACCTCTCCCCCCTTCTGACCGACCTCTACCAGCTCACCATGATGCAGGGCTATTTTCTCAGCGACCTGCACCGGCAGCAGGCGACGTTTGACCTGTATTTCCGCCGCCTGCCCTTCGAGGGCGGCTACGCGGTGTGGGCCGGGCTGGAGCCGATGCTCGACTGGCTTCAGGGCTTGCACTTCGCCGAGGCCGACCTCGACTACCTCGCCTCGCTGGGGCAGTTCCGGCCCGAGTTTCTGGCGGCGCTGCGCGAGTGGCGCTTTTCCTGCGAGGTGACGGCGTTTCCCGAAGGCAGCGTGGTCTTTCCGCACGAGCCGCTGCTGACGGTGCGCGGGCCGCTGTGGGAAGCGCAACTGGTGGAAACGGCGCTGCTCAACACCCTGAATTTTCAGACGCTGGTGGCGACCAAGGCGGCGCGCTGCGTGCTGGCGGCGCAGGCGGGCGGCGGCACGGTCCTCGAATTCGGGGCGCGGCGGGCGCAGGGGCCGAACGGGGCCGTCAGCGCGGCGCGGGCGGCCTTCGTGGGCGGCGCAGTGGGCACGAGCAATCTGGAAGCGGGGCGGCAGTTCGGGATTCCAGTGTCGGGGACGCACGCGCACGCCTGGGTGGAGAGTTTTCCGACTGAACTCGACGCCTTTCGCGCCTACGCCGAGTTTTACCCCGACTCCACCACGCTGCTGCTCGACACGGTGGACACCCTCGGCAGCGGCCTGCCCAACGCGCTGACGGTGGCCGCCGAACTGCGGGCGAAGGGCCATGAACTGGGCGGCGTGCGCGTGGACTCAGGCGACCTCGCCTACCTCTCGCGGGTCATCCGGGAGCGGCTGGACGCGGCGGGCTTTCCCGACGTGAAAATCGTGGTGAGCAACGACCTGTCCGAATCGGTCATCTCCGGCGTGATTGCCGAGGGGGGCCGGGTGGACGTGTACGGCGTGGGGACGCAACTCGCCACGGCGGGGGGCCCCGGCGGCGGAGCGCTCGGCGGCGTGTACAAGCTGGCCGAACTGAATGGGCGGCCCCGCATGAAGCTGACCGGCGACCCCGCCAAGTCGAGCCTGCCCGGCACCAAAGCCGTGTGGCGCGGGTTAGATCATGATCACTTCGCCTGGGACGTGCTGACGCTGGGAGACGCTCCACATGAGGGCCTGCGCGTCAGCGACCCCACCAACCCGCTGCGCTCGGCCCGGCTCACCTCGCGCCTGCACTGGCGTCCGGCCCGCGACCTCGTGATGAGCGGCGGCCAGCGCACCCGCCCTGCTGAGGCGCTGCCCGCGCTGCAAGCCCGCGCCCGCGAGGAACTTGCGCGCCTCGCCCCCGAAACGCGCCGTCTGCTTAACCCGCACGTCTACCGCGTGAGCCTTGCCCCCGAAGTCTCGGAATTGCGCGACCGGCTGGCGCAGGAACTGCGGGGCCACTGA
- a CDS encoding FmdE family protein — MTAHAPPDPRLADLLARSSALHGHLCPRQVLGVRLALLAGETLGLDFPRSDKRALVFVETDGCFADGVSVGSGCWLGRRTLRLVDHGKVAAAVVDTRSGRAVRVRPQTDLRARVRAGRPEGQTRYQAYLDAYQTWPDADLFDVQPVDLRFDLAALVSAAGKRAVCDRCGEEIVNEREVVQGDETLCRGCAGDSYFTLL, encoded by the coding sequence ATGACCGCTCACGCCCCGCCGGACCCGCGCCTGGCCGACCTGCTCGCCCGCAGCAGCGCGCTGCACGGCCACCTCTGCCCGCGTCAGGTGCTGGGCGTGCGGCTGGCGCTGCTGGCGGGGGAGACGCTGGGACTGGACTTTCCTCGCAGCGACAAACGGGCGTTGGTCTTCGTCGAAACCGACGGCTGCTTCGCCGATGGTGTGAGCGTGGGCAGCGGCTGCTGGCTGGGGCGGCGCACGCTGCGGCTCGTGGACCACGGCAAGGTCGCCGCTGCGGTGGTGGACACCCGCAGTGGGCGAGCGGTGCGCGTGCGGCCCCAGACCGACCTGCGGGCGCGGGTGCGTGCCGGGCGCCCCGAGGGACAAACACGCTATCAGGCGTACCTCGACGCCTACCAGACCTGGCCGGACGCCGACCTGTTCGACGTGCAGCCGGTGGACCTGCGCTTTGACCTCGCGGCCCTCGTCAGTGCTGCCGGCAAACGCGCCGTGTGTGACCGCTGCGGCGAGGAAATCGTCAACGAGCGTGAGGTGGTGCAGGGAGACGAAACCCTGTGCCGGGGCTGCGCGGGGGACAGCTACTTCACCCTGTTGTGA
- a CDS encoding ATP-binding cassette domain-containing protein yields the protein MEARIGEVLERYDLGEYRQHPSHLLSGGQKQLLAISGVLVMRPEYVVFDEPTTLLDLRNRNRVAAAIRELPQTAIVVTHDLDLLRDFERVLVFEAGELIADAPPAEALRVYRERMTWP from the coding sequence GTGGAAGCCCGCATCGGTGAGGTGCTGGAACGCTACGACCTGGGGGAATACCGTCAGCACCCCTCGCACCTGCTCAGCGGGGGGCAAAAGCAACTGCTCGCCATTTCGGGCGTGCTGGTGATGCGGCCCGAGTACGTCGTGTTCGACGAGCCGACCACCTTGCTCGACCTGCGCAACCGCAACCGGGTGGCGGCGGCCATCCGCGAGTTGCCGCAGACGGCGATTGTGGTGACGCACGACCTGGACTTGCTGCGCGACTTCGAGCGGGTGCTGGTGTTCGAGGCCGGAGAACTCATCGCCGACGCGCCGCCCGCCGAGGCGCTGCGGGTCTACCGGGAGCGGATGACGTGGCCCTGA
- a CDS encoding ABC transporter substrate-binding protein yields MKTRLLLTLALAVLGTASAEIKVGVIVSSTGSAASLGIPERNTVALLPKTIGGEKVSYIILDDASDTTAAVTAARKLVQENKVDLILGTTTTPASLALIDVAAESKTPMISLAASEAIIKPVDGKRNWVFKTPQTDAIMAAAIADHMAKNGVKTVGYIGFNDAYGEGWLSEFQAVAAKKGLKIVATERYARNDTSVTGQALKIFAARPDAVLIGAAGVPAVLPQKALNERGYKGKIYQTHGVANADFLRVGGKDVEGAFLPAGPVLVADQLPATNPTRRVGLNYMKLYEDKYGKDSVSTFGAHAWDAGLILQKAIPVALKKGKPGTPQFRAALRDAIEGSRNVIGAHGIFNLSKTDHLGLDARSRVMVQVQGGTWKLLK; encoded by the coding sequence ATGAAGACCCGTTTGCTGCTGACCCTTGCCCTTGCCGTCCTGGGCACCGCCTCCGCCGAAATCAAGGTGGGCGTGATCGTTTCTTCCACCGGCTCCGCCGCCAGCCTCGGCATTCCCGAGCGCAATACGGTCGCCCTGCTGCCCAAGACCATCGGCGGCGAAAAGGTGAGCTACATCATCCTCGACGACGCCTCCGACACCACCGCTGCCGTGACTGCCGCCCGCAAGCTGGTGCAGGAGAACAAGGTGGACCTGATCCTCGGCACGACGACCACGCCCGCGAGCCTCGCCCTGATCGACGTGGCCGCCGAGAGCAAGACTCCGATGATTTCGCTCGCCGCGTCCGAAGCAATCATCAAGCCGGTGGACGGCAAGCGCAACTGGGTGTTCAAGACCCCGCAGACCGACGCGATCATGGCCGCCGCCATCGCCGACCACATGGCGAAAAACGGCGTCAAGACGGTGGGTTACATCGGCTTCAACGACGCTTACGGTGAGGGCTGGCTCTCCGAATTCCAGGCCGTCGCCGCCAAAAAGGGCCTCAAGATCGTCGCCACCGAGCGCTACGCCCGCAACGACACCAGCGTGACCGGGCAAGCGCTCAAGATTTTCGCCGCCAGGCCCGACGCCGTGCTGATCGGTGCCGCCGGGGTGCCCGCCGTGCTGCCGCAAAAGGCGCTCAACGAACGCGGGTACAAGGGCAAGATCTACCAGACCCACGGGGTCGCCAACGCCGACTTCCTGCGGGTGGGCGGCAAGGACGTGGAGGGAGCTTTCCTGCCCGCCGGGCCGGTGCTGGTCGCCGACCAACTGCCCGCCACCAACCCCACGCGCAGAGTCGGCCTGAACTACATGAAACTCTATGAGGACAAGTACGGCAAAGACAGCGTGTCCACCTTCGGGGCGCACGCCTGGGACGCGGGCCTGATTCTGCAAAAGGCCATTCCCGTCGCGCTGAAAAAGGGCAAGCCCGGCACCCCGCAGTTCCGCGCCGCGCTGCGTGACGCCATCGAGGGCAGCCGCAACGTCATCGGCGCCCACGGCATCTTCAACCTGTCCAAGACCGACCACCTCGGCCTCGACGCCCGCTCGCGGGTGATGGTGCAGGTGCAGGGCGGAACCTGGAAGCTGCTGAAGTGA
- a CDS encoding branched-chain amino acid ABC transporter permease, with the protein MDIFDPTIFPILTTDGLTNGAVYALLSLALVLVFAVTRVIFIPQGEFVMFGALTLASLQAGKVPGTLKLVLALLALSVILNVVQSLRAGHTQAALRSVLIGLGAWALLWALTGWLAPLKAPLAVQVLLTLLLVVPLGPLLYRVVYQPLRNATVLVLLIASVALHLALTGLGLAFFGAEGSNTPAFVSGDLHIGSFSLSYQNLLVMVVSLALMAGLAVFFERTLLGKALRATAVNRLGARLVGIRPEFAGSLAFTVAALMGVLSGLLIGPKFPIGYDTGFLIGLKGFVGAIIGGLASFPLAAIGALLVGLIESYASFSLSQWKEVIVFTLILPVLLWRSLSTRHHDEEEE; encoded by the coding sequence GTGGATATTTTTGACCCCACCATTTTTCCCATCCTGACCACCGACGGGCTGACGAACGGCGCGGTGTACGCGCTGCTTTCGCTGGCGCTGGTGCTGGTGTTTGCCGTGACCCGCGTGATTTTTATTCCGCAGGGCGAATTCGTGATGTTCGGGGCGCTGACGCTGGCGAGCCTGCAAGCAGGAAAGGTGCCCGGCACGCTGAAACTGGTACTGGCGCTGCTCGCCCTGAGCGTGATTCTGAACGTGGTACAGTCGCTGCGCGCCGGGCACACTCAAGCGGCGCTGCGAAGTGTCCTGATTGGCCTGGGCGCCTGGGCGCTGCTGTGGGCGCTGACCGGCTGGCTCGCGCCGCTCAAGGCGCCACTGGCGGTGCAGGTGCTGCTGACGCTGCTGCTCGTCGTGCCGCTGGGGCCGCTGCTTTACCGCGTGGTGTACCAGCCGCTTCGCAACGCCACCGTGCTGGTGCTGCTCATCGCCTCGGTCGCGCTGCACCTCGCGCTCACCGGGCTGGGGCTTGCGTTCTTCGGCGCCGAGGGCAGCAACACGCCCGCCTTCGTCAGCGGTGATCTCCACATCGGCAGCTTTTCGCTGAGTTACCAGAACCTGCTCGTCATGGTCGTTTCGCTGGCGCTGATGGCGGGCCTCGCCGTCTTTTTCGAGCGCACGCTGCTCGGCAAGGCGCTGCGGGCCACCGCCGTGAACCGGCTGGGCGCGCGGCTGGTGGGCATTCGGCCCGAGTTCGCCGGGTCACTCGCCTTTACGGTGGCGGCCTTGATGGGCGTGCTGAGCGGCCTGCTCATCGGCCCCAAGTTCCCCATCGGGTACGACACCGGCTTCCTCATCGGTCTCAAGGGCTTTGTCGGCGCGATTATCGGCGGGCTGGCGTCTTTTCCGCTGGCCGCCATCGGGGCGCTGCTGGTGGGCCTCATCGAGAGTTACGCCAGTTTCAGCCTCAGCCAGTGGAAAGAAGTCATCGTGTTCACCCTGATTTTGCCGGTGCTGCTGTGGCGTTCCCTCTCCACCCGGCACCATGACGAGGAGGAAGAGTGA
- a CDS encoding bifunctional nicotinamide-nucleotide adenylyltransferase/Nudix hydroxylase, with product MPQPSTLSGAVYVGRFQPPHAAHVASVLAALEAAPRVLVLLGSANLARSVKNPFTPAEREVMFRAALTDAGADLRRVTFRPLPDRFDADLWAADVRAVAAEIFGPGASVGLVGFEKDASSSYLRWFPGWQRVNVPETPGLNATDIRTALFEGAPLPAGLPRPVSGALGRFAHTPTCARLRREWTAVGQERAALPPGTVLQEERWLHVMDRRVWLAHRPGPIGQGLWELPGRVLPPGEVLPPGEVLPPGEVPLPGDATFDHPARTLVTRTVAQIRLGAPPAGFQVVPVCLEVALSRPRLFHEDHSVILARLTGHEQTNQEKPPA from the coding sequence TTGCCGCAGCCGTCCACGCTCAGCGGGGCCGTCTACGTCGGGCGATTTCAGCCGCCGCACGCCGCGCATGTCGCCAGTGTGCTCGCCGCGCTGGAGGCCGCGCCGCGCGTGCTGGTCCTGCTCGGCAGCGCCAATCTGGCCCGCAGCGTGAAAAATCCGTTCACGCCTGCCGAACGCGAAGTGATGTTCCGGGCCGCGCTGACGGACGCAGGGGCTGACCTGCGCCGCGTCACCTTTCGCCCGCTGCCGGACCGTTTCGACGCCGACCTGTGGGCCGCCGACGTGCGGGCGGTAGCGGCGGAGATCTTTGGCCCCGGCGCGAGCGTCGGTCTGGTCGGCTTTGAAAAGGACGCGAGTTCGAGTTATCTGCGTTGGTTTCCCGGCTGGCAGCGGGTCAACGTGCCGGAAACGCCGGGCCTGAACGCGACGGATATCCGCACGGCGCTGTTTGAGGGCGCCCCGCTGCCTGCTGGCCTGCCGCGCCCGGTGTCGGGGGCGCTGGGCCGTTTTGCCCATACGCCCACCTGCGCCCGCTTGCGGCGGGAATGGACCGCCGTGGGACAGGAACGCGCCGCGTTGCCCCCCGGCACCGTCTTGCAAGAGGAACGCTGGCTGCACGTCATGGACAGGCGGGTGTGGCTCGCTCACCGGCCCGGTCCCATCGGCCAGGGCTTGTGGGAATTGCCGGGGCGGGTGCTGCCGCCCGGCGAAGTGCTGCCGCCCGGCGAAGTGCTGCCGCCCGGCGAAGTGCCCCTCCCCGGAGACGCCACGTTCGACCACCCCGCGCGGACGCTGGTGACACGGACAGTGGCGCAGATACGGCTGGGTGCCCCTCCCGCCGGTTTTCAGGTGGTGCCCGTTTGCCTTGAAGTCGCCCTCTCCCGTCCCCGCCTGTTCCACGAGGACCACAGCGTCATTCTGGCGCGGCTGACGGGCCACGAACAGACCAACCAAGAAAAGCCCCCGGCCTGA
- a CDS encoding McrB family protein: MNFTTIFAQYKIARETLATLSPEQQEALERAAWGADWSTDAGGGMLSPLLPLQMPPDPEPGGAAPPQTRALDFPWADRATAGQARQAAQAQLVVFDVSSAAPLGGEMRLIHSAHFADMQGDPLIAYAPAPHKLGQQVIQAERADMGLGQLTRTTVFAYRALPPGQEVRTLEARLVFLPRKNQVSKVRWLAAYDHQLQVQGGETRHVCQLRAALDQEGNGKRSFHASTLGSTQLSPLALHALSAGGTRPYATLENETAPAPTPAARHLLDELLNPPVPAPPKVKPPKPPKPPKANRKAKPAPVAPEPVEAASPPEEPAAEPPAPAAPVSEAPATDIPAPEVPATEPPAPQPAPDPWAAIDARIAVDEDVLAVSRAALERRRPLLLTGAPGTGKTLLATLLAEVLCGPGNFTLVTADARWTSSEVLGGLRVMPGEGLRYSFVPGVVTRAAQRHRESMQATGRPHALIIDEFNRAHQDEAFGRLLTLLDPAYRSQMPLVGVQDGAPEDVFLPADFVLIATMNDADVGRLHEIGSALQRRFVTVPVGVPAGERAFLERSWAHLPAGTLGTLYDFVGSGDPVSDREAGRLRGFVTVGTFFMEEVLGMATDLGLDRALRSQVAPQLGSLGRSDLAALEARARQTGLPKLAAQLATAGQQAPF, translated from the coding sequence ATGAACTTCACGACTATTTTTGCCCAGTACAAGATTGCCCGCGAAACTTTGGCCACCCTTTCTCCCGAGCAGCAAGAAGCGCTGGAGCGCGCAGCCTGGGGCGCCGACTGGTCTACCGATGCGGGCGGGGGAATGCTTTCGCCGTTGCTGCCGTTGCAGATGCCGCCGGACCCCGAGCCGGGTGGCGCGGCGCCGCCGCAGACGCGAGCGCTCGACTTTCCCTGGGCCGACCGCGCGACGGCGGGGCAAGCGCGGCAGGCGGCGCAGGCCCAACTGGTGGTGTTCGACGTGTCGAGCGCGGCGCCGCTCGGCGGAGAAATGCGGCTGATTCACTCGGCGCATTTTGCCGACATGCAGGGCGACCCGCTGATCGCCTACGCGCCCGCGCCGCACAAACTGGGCCAGCAGGTGATTCAGGCCGAGCGCGCAGACATGGGCCTCGGCCAGCTCACCCGCACCACCGTCTTCGCTTACCGCGCCCTGCCGCCGGGACAGGAGGTGCGAACGCTGGAAGCGCGGCTGGTCTTTTTGCCGCGCAAGAATCAGGTGAGCAAGGTGCGTTGGCTGGCGGCTTACGACCACCAGTTGCAGGTGCAGGGCGGCGAAACGCGGCATGTCTGTCAACTGCGAGCGGCGCTCGACCAGGAAGGCAACGGCAAGCGCAGTTTTCACGCCTCCACCCTGGGCAGCACCCAGCTCAGCCCCCTGGCGCTGCACGCCCTGAGCGCGGGCGGCACCCGGCCCTACGCCACGCTGGAAAACGAAACCGCCCCGGCGCCCACCCCGGCGGCGCGGCACCTGCTCGACGAACTGCTCAACCCGCCGGTGCCCGCGCCCCCCAAGGTCAAGCCGCCCAAACCTCCCAAGCCGCCGAAGGCGAACCGCAAGGCCAAGCCCGCGCCCGTTGCGCCGGAACCTGTGGAAGCCGCATCTCCTCCTGAAGAACCTGCCGCCGAGCCGCCCGCACCCGCTGCGCCAGTCTCGGAAGCCCCAGCCACCGACATTCCAGCCCCTGAAGTCCCAGCCACCGAACCTCCCGCGCCGCAGCCCGCGCCCGACCCCTGGGCCGCCATAGATGCCCGAATTGCGGTGGACGAGGACGTGCTGGCCGTGTCACGCGCCGCGCTCGAACGGCGCCGGCCTCTGCTGCTGACCGGCGCGCCCGGCACCGGCAAGACGCTGCTCGCCACGCTGCTGGCCGAGGTGCTGTGCGGCCCTGGCAACTTCACGCTGGTCACCGCCGACGCCCGCTGGACGAGCAGCGAGGTGCTCGGCGGCCTGCGGGTCATGCCCGGCGAGGGCCTGCGCTACAGCTTCGTGCCGGGGGTGGTCACGCGGGCGGCGCAGCGGCACCGCGAAAGTATGCAGGCGACCGGGCGGCCCCACGCCCTCATCATCGACGAATTCAACCGGGCGCATCAGGACGAGGCGTTCGGGCGGCTGCTCACGCTGCTCGACCCCGCCTACCGTTCCCAGATGCCGTTGGTGGGCGTGCAGGACGGTGCCCCCGAGGACGTGTTTTTGCCCGCCGACTTCGTGCTCATCGCCACCATGAACGACGCCGACGTGGGGCGGCTGCATGAAATCGGCTCGGCCTTGCAGCGCCGCTTCGTGACGGTGCCGGTGGGGGTGCCTGCCGGGGAGCGCGCCTTTCTGGAACGGAGCTGGGCGCACCTGCCCGCCGGAACACTGGGGACGCTCTACGACTTCGTGGGCAGCGGCGACCCTGTCAGCGACCGTGAGGCCGGGCGACTGCGCGGGTTCGTGACAGTGGGGACCTTTTTCATGGAAGAGGTGCTGGGCATGGCGACCGATCTGGGCCTCGACCGGGCGCTGCGCAGTCAGGTGGCGCCGCAGCTCGGCAGCCTGGGCCGCAGCGACCTCGCCGCACTCGAAGCCCGCGCCCGGCAGACCGGCCTCCCCAAACTCGCCGCGCAACTGGCGACGGCAGGGCAGCAAGCTCCGTTCTGA